TGGTCGTGACGCGAATGACGCCATCGACGCTGTTCCCGACACCGTACTGCTGGTTCAAGGAGGTACCACACGTTTTACTGGTCCGGGGTTGGGTGACGCGTGACCGCGAGACTGCCGACTCCTGGGTGGGTCCGGTCATCGAGCAACTCGTCCGGATGAACACGCGTCTGTCGACGGAGGTGTACGTCGCTTTCGAGGCACTCAGAGAGCGGTTGGCGCCGTATCGAAGTTCGAGACAGACGCCGGTGTCCGTCCTCCCGAATGCGGTCGATGCGGACCTGTTCACGCCGGGGGACGGACAGACAGCGCGGGAGGAAATTGATGTCCCCCGTGACGAGTTCGTCGTCGGATTCGTCGGAACGTTCTCCGAACGGCATCGACTCTCGACGCTACTTCGGGCGAGCGCCGAGGTAGACAATACTCATCTACTCCTGGTTGGTGACGGTCCGCGTCGGCGAGAGCTCGAAACGCTTGCTGCAGAACTGGGCCTGGACAGCGACGTGACGTTTACCGGACGGATCCCCCACGAGAGTGTCCCAGAGTATATCTCGGCGTTCGACGTCGGTTTTGGCGTCGTCCACCCAGGGTTTCCGTCGAACCCCATCAAGTGTTACGAGTATCTGGCCTGCGAACGACCGGTCCTGACGAGCACCAGTCCGGAGTTCGAGTTCGTGGCGGCGGTCGATGCAGGTGTTGCCCTGGACCGCGTTACGACTGTCACTGTCGCCGACGCGCTCAGGACATTGAGAGAGAAGAGTAATGAAGAGCGCGTGAGGATGGGGAAGCGCGGATGCGAATATGTCCTTAAGAATCACACTTGGGATCGGGTCGCGTCGGTGCTACTGGAGTCTGCAACCCAGACGACAGGTGAAGAGGTATAACCTGTAGAGAATCCATGACTCACGATGATGCCGATGGAGAGGGCCATTCCCTCTCGGTCGTCTGTTCGACGTACCGCGGCGACGACCCCGACGAACTGACGACGGCGCTGGAAAGCGTGTTCGAGCAGACGCGCCCGCCGGACGAGGTCGTTCTGGTCGCCGACGGCCCGGTTCCTTCGGACATAGACGCGGTCATCGACCGGTTTCTCGACGCTCACCCGTCGGTGCTACGAGTCGAGCGGCTTCCCGAGAACCGTGGGCGCGGCGAAGCGCGGCGCGTCGGAGTCGAGGCGGCCAGTCACAAACTGGTCGCGCTGATGGACGCCGACGACGTGTGCGCGCCGACGCGGTTCGAGCGGCAACTGGACTTCCTCGACGAACACCCCGACATCGACGTCGTCGGTAGCTACCTGAGCGAGTTCGTCGAGAGTCCGGACGACCCCGTGGCCGTCCGAGAGGTACCGCCCGGGCACGAGGACATCGCGAAGCGAGCCCGGCACCGCAACCCGATAAACCAGACAACGGTCGTCTTCCGCCGTGACATGGCGCTCTCGGCCGGGAACTATCGGAACGTCGATCGGATGGAGGACTACGGCCTCTGGGTGCGGATGCTTCTGGAGGGGGCGACGTTCGCCAACATCCCGGAGACGCTGGTCGCCGCTCGCGCCGGGGAAGGCATGTACCGACGCCGAGGGGGGATCGACTACGCCAGGGCCGAGCTTCGCCTCCAGTACGAGTTCTGGCGATGGGGATTCCTCGGGCCGGCGCGGGTGCTGGCGAACCTCTGTACCAGGGTCCCGCTCCGGCTGGTTCCGAACCACGTGCGTGGCGCGGTTTACGAACTGCTGTTCCGCCGTGGACCCTAACGGCAGTCACTCCCAGAGCCGGGTCTCGAGTTCGTCGACGAGCCGACCGCCCTGTTCGGAGAACGTCACCGTGCTCGCGGTGTCGAGGCTCGCCGTCGCGAGGTCGGCACGTAGCTCGTCGTCTTCGAGCAGTCGGCCGATAGCT
This Halorientalis sp. IM1011 DNA region includes the following protein-coding sequences:
- a CDS encoding glycosyltransferase encodes the protein MTHDDADGEGHSLSVVCSTYRGDDPDELTTALESVFEQTRPPDEVVLVADGPVPSDIDAVIDRFLDAHPSVLRVERLPENRGRGEARRVGVEAASHKLVALMDADDVCAPTRFERQLDFLDEHPDIDVVGSYLSEFVESPDDPVAVREVPPGHEDIAKRARHRNPINQTTVVFRRDMALSAGNYRNVDRMEDYGLWVRMLLEGATFANIPETLVAARAGEGMYRRRGGIDYARAELRLQYEFWRWGFLGPARVLANLCTRVPLRLVPNHVRGAVYELLFRRGP
- a CDS encoding glycosyltransferase; the protein is MTPSTLFPTPYCWFKEVPHVLLVRGWVTRDRETADSWVGPVIEQLVRMNTRLSTEVYVAFEALRERLAPYRSSRQTPVSVLPNAVDADLFTPGDGQTAREEIDVPRDEFVVGFVGTFSERHRLSTLLRASAEVDNTHLLLVGDGPRRRELETLAAELGLDSDVTFTGRIPHESVPEYISAFDVGFGVVHPGFPSNPIKCYEYLACERPVLTSTSPEFEFVAAVDAGVALDRVTTVTVADALRTLREKSNEERVRMGKRGCEYVLKNHTWDRVASVLLESATQTTGEEV